TGAAAACCCTCACGAGGACCATGAGAGATCActcattgatctccccatggggcttgtggagtacgagGTTCCATAGTAACAGGTGGAGACCTGTCCTGCTGAGACTCGTTATCAAGCCTTTCAAATACCATCCCAGATTGGTTGGGAATTTCTGTTCATCCCAGGCTGGGACACTAGTGTCGTATACCGGGGGAGCGGCTTTAgttttgagttaaaataaatttggtttaACTAATGAACCCTACAATGATATTAGGATGTGTAAAGAAAAAAgataaaaagtaattaattgacaACTTCCTTCCTTCTTAAAAAAAACCCTAATTTTTAATGCAGGCAAATAAAAGTGTTGATCATCCGAACACTTTACAGGATCAACAGTCGAAGTGCAAGAATTTGAAGCCTTTTTATCTTTTGTAAATAAGCATTGTGCAATTGACAGCATTAATCAGAGAACCAGAGTCAACCAAGTAATTTTCATGGCGGGGCTCAGCTGTTTCAATTGTCTAATGAATTTTTAGGCTCTCAGTCAAGCCTCATTATGTATTCTTGGCTGAGCTTGTTTGGGAGGCCGTCTCTGTTTTTATTATAACTGGATCGAAGTCCCACTGCACTGAGGTGAACATTTTAAACAGCCTGCCTCCACAGAGCAGCCCTGTGGTTACCTCTGAGCATTTTCTTGGGTCAGCTCACCCGACTGCAGCCTACACCCCACCATGCAAAGTGAAAATCTCAGCCTTCCTGGCACTTTCTATGGAGGggtgagccaagccaggaatttCTTTTTTGACTCCTGCTGCCTGCCTTAAGGATGGAAATCCAACCATTACAATCCTGCTGAGTATCTctcgcattttctgattttatttcagattttcagcctcTGCAGTATCTTCCTCATGTTAGAGTAATTATTAAATATAGGAACTGGGGAAATTAATTTTACTTTAAaggacttttaaaataaatttcagaaTGACGGAATGAACTCTATTGGGTTCAGATTCATTATTCTCTCCTAATTACATGTTTCTTTCTTTCTGTGCTTATTAAGGTGAGAGAACTCAGTGAATAGAAAGAATTTATTTTGTACCCTTTCTTCAACTCTCCTCGATCAGTTGCATTATGGGCTGGCTGCAATTAAGTGTTTTTACACAGCAGCAGCATTGCGCCTTTAAATTGAATATCAGTATATCATTCGTTACTATGGCAGAGTAACACTTACAGTTTCCAAATCTGGCCATCCTTGTTGGCTTCCTCAGTATCATCCTGTTTTGTGCCAATTTGTGCTGAATTCGAGACAGATGTATGAATTAGTTAAGAGACGGGTTCCAACTGCTTGAATATGTTTcaatgaaattttttttaaaaacccagagCTTACAGCTGATCTCGATTCAAGGCCAATATCCAGCAATGAGATAGTAGTTTGTTAAATCACTGCATGACCTGGTGCTCTGAACTGAATTTAATTCCAGATGCGAAAGGTTTATATGCATCACAGGTGAGGATTTCACGATAGCGCAGTAATCAGGCAACTCTGAAAATAGATCAGAGCTTCTAATGTTAACTGTATTACTGGACTAATGGTGGTAATGTCAGACTACTTCGTGGGCAAACATAAATTTgaatctcattttttaaaaatttgccccCTCCGACAATTTTCTCCCTTCATCGCCCTCCAATGTTTCCACTGATTAGTCAACCTTCGAAGCCTAGATTGCGAGTTTCAGCGGTATCTGCAACTATGACTCGGATCGGATTTGGGCACAATCCTATGGTTCCCCAATTCCCGCCTATGTTCTTTTTTTCAGCAAGAGTAGAAGTCAAGTGAGGATCCTGGCTGCTTTTCCCCTGTGTGTTCATGGCTTAGTGTCACACCAGAGCTTGCCACGGTCGAACTGACAAAGGTATCAGCCTTGGCACTGAACCAGTCCAAGGTGGAAAGATTGAGTCCCGAGATGGAAAAGGGTGGTTTCTTTTGAGTCCGCTTGCGCATGCCTCATTGTAGTTCAGCCAAGTCATTTGTGAGCATCATCTCGTGATTTAGGCTGTGTTGGAGAGGATGTGTCGTGTGGGAGGAAGGCTGGATACCCAGAGTGGGAGAAAGTAAAGAATAATTCCACCCACCCACATAAATACAATATTATGGCACACGAATGATTTATATCATGAGATCTGCCTTTGCAGTCTACTGCTCAACGCCCACCTATCTGCTCATTCCAATTGGATTTCGTAGTAATTCCAAACCAAATACAATTAATGTTTGTACTTTATCTTCGACTTGTGACATGTTTTCTTGGAGTTGAGTGAAACCTTTTTTTTCAGTGAGTGGCAAAGATTTTATGAATCATGCAGGTCTAATAacttgtttccttccttttccttgTGCTTAATGAAGGTCGATAAGGAAGAAACCTGCGTGAAACACGAGGAGGAAGATATTCTCGACATCCCCTTGGACGATGAGGAGGCAAACGCAGCTGCGGCCAAGATCCAGGCCAGTTTCCGTGGCCACATGACCAGGAAGAAGCTTAAGGGGGGAGAGAAGGAAGAGTCCGAGCAGAAGGCAGATGGCACGCCGGAGTGCGAGGAGGATGTGTCCGCAGAAGCACCCGAGGCGGCCGGCACGACTGCTGGGAACTCGGGAACAGCTGATGCAACTAAAGGAGAGGATCAAAGCGGAGTTAACGAAGAGGCAAAAGAGGGGGTATCTGTCAATGGGGACCAGCCAGAAACAGGTAGGAACTTATTCAAAGCCGTTAATCTCTCTGGCAGATCTGTTTTCAGCTGCCTGGAGTGTATGATCTAGATTTTCCTCCCTAAACATTCTCACCTTACCACCTATCCCCTTTTCTCCTTTAAGTCACTTCTTAAAACCAACTCCTCTATGCAAATTTGTTCACCTGCCCTATTGTCCTAGCTCTGTGTTAGTTTTGTTTAATAGTAATCCTGTGAAGCACTGTGAGATGTTAATGTTGTTTTGTGTGTATGAACTCTAGAAGCACAGACAGACAGAAACCTTAAAATAAGCAACACTGTGGATATTGGAatttgaaacaagaacagaaaatgctggcaaaaacgcagcagatctggcagcacctgcagggagagaaaacagaCTCACCGCTGTGTCCATCTGACTTCACCATGACAGAAATCTTGGGCAGAATTCTTCTCAAAAAATGACGGAAGGCTGGATTCTCGGATTGGGAGACTAAGGGCcgaattctccgattttcaggctatgtccggaggatccgtggcattttacgTCAAAAAAATCAGcgccgccccagcaccgatcctctgaccaatgaggggctagcagctgcgccacgaCAAAGACGGTCGTAGAATTGCCGggaccgtggccgcgcatgtgcgagGCAACAGCCTGCAGCGTTCGGGCTGTACAACGCAGTGCCGGCCATgcgtggacccaacctgccaggtagtgcccccatggacaccccctggccacctcccaccaatccccccagtccTCGCCGaagtcccccagccagcagcacggatcccacccgactgtggaggcgctggacCCAGTTCGTAGCCACCCCactgggttcccgaccgctgagaccacacttcCCCCGCGcgggcgggaactcggcccatcgggggtgcagcatcgggggggggggggtcttcaggtatcgtcctgaggctgtcctaaCGGCATGAGGCGCACTCCTCGATAGTGCCATTTTGGAGGGAGCGGAACATatgaaaacaggcgccgcccctgattccaTCGtacaaagggattctccgcccgatcgccgattacaagttcggtgtcgggcaacggagaatcccgccctacgttCTTCTGCTGGATTAGAATCACTCCTAGCCTGCGGTGGTGCTAGGAGCTTTGCCCTGGAGCgattctccctcccttcccatTTTAATTTACACATGACAGAGAGTTCCTGGGATTCTATTTGGAATCTGGCTATCGAGCCACCCTTTTGAGATGGTGACCCGATGCCGAGGTTCGGCTGTTGGCTCCTCTCCCAGTCCAAATCCTGCTTCCCCATCCTCACTGACAAGTAGGTCAtcctcaccacacccccccccccccccctcagggttGTCCCCCTGCACGGCAAGCTCATACGAGAGTGACCCAACCTCTTCCGCACGACCGTCACTCAGACCCCATAGTCAGAgagcattatcagagatccccCCATATTAGAGACCCCAATAttagggccccctcccccccccccccccccccctcccccatcagtcacccctgcctggaaacaacAGAGCAGCCCAGGCAGAAACTGTAAAAAATAAAATCACTGATTTAAATATACTAACCTGGTCAGCAAGGACGTGAACCAGATTATGTCTGCTGCAGTGGGCTGAGCATTGCACACTGATCAGAACCCAACTGAACCCCGTTTCGGGGCTCTCCTGCAACTCTCCCGACACAGCAAACTGTGCACCTGGTGCAATGCAGCCAGAGAACTTTCCCGGCCCCACATTGTGGACATGGAGCTAGTTTTGTTCTTATTACCTATACTAATCTGGATGAGTGCATCCACCCATTATAGAACCTGAACCATTATATtattgaaaagaaagaaaatcagagcttgcatttatatcatgagctggattctccaattgccgatgctgaaatcgcgttcggcgatcggcctgAGAATCCCTGTTTGCGCCTGAATCGGGAGCGGTGCCGTttttgtgatgctctgccccctcaaaaactgCATAGCACGCTGTATAGATGgcttcaggatgtcacctgaggccctccccgatgctccatccccgatagACCGAGCCCCAATGGCATGGGACctcacgtgg
The DNA window shown above is from Scyliorhinus canicula chromosome 19, sScyCan1.1, whole genome shotgun sequence and carries:
- the nrgna gene encoding neurogranin (protein kinase C substrate, RC3) a, producing MDCCTVDKEETCVKHEEEDILDIPLDDEEANAAAAKIQASFRGHMTRKKLKGGEKEESEQKADGTPECEEDVSAEAPEAAGTTAGNSGTADATKGEDQSGVNEEAKEGVSVNGDQPETAPEDGGKASEEVEGEAEAAAPEQ